The Culex quinquefasciatus strain JHB chromosome 2, VPISU_Cqui_1.0_pri_paternal, whole genome shotgun sequence genome contains the following window.
tacataatttctgcatgattttgtatgatttttacaAGCAATCAAGCCATTTATTGATCCTCACAGTCATTTTGACTATTAAAGAAGCTGTTTAAGCTGTATGAGCTTTGTTGCAAAGTATTATCTAGAAGCAGGATcacaataatttttatttatttatttatcttcgTTTTGAACAGACTGTTTCCTAACAGCTAATTAATTTCTTAAAACTATCTTTCgtcatatttaaaacaaaacggtCAGAAACTACATTAAACAAACGACAGCATACATCAAATGGTTGGTTGTGTCCATACACAGTATGGTGCACAGATAGACGAAACATAGACGGATTTCGACAAAGATTACGTGGTGGAACATAAACGATCAGAAGTTgagacaatttttgacagtccAGCCTTTTCGTTAAAAGATCGAAGATGAACAGCTGCTGCATCCTCTGTCTCCTCTTCAACAGCGTGTCCAGCCCCAACAGACGACGGCGATCCTCGATTGATGTCTGCTCCGGCGGATTCCTCCACGGCAGCGTGCGTAATGCTAGTCGCACAAACGCGCGTTGCACCCTCTCCAACCTGGCGATGTGAACATTGTGATATGGTGCCCACACCTGGGCAGCATACTCCAACTGGCTTCTGACTAGGGCACTGTACAGAGCCTTTAGAGCGTGGATGTCTTTGAAGGCAGTCGTATTTCTTCGGATGAAACCAATTGTAGCAAACGCCTTAGCCGTGACGGAAGTGATATGTTCGTTGAAAGTCATCTTTCTATCAAGAGTAACGCCAAGATGAGCGAATCAATGTCAGTTTGGAGAGCCAGGCAATCGAGCGGTGAAGTAATTGTGCGATAGAACTTCAAGTCATCAGCGTACAAGACCTTGTCGTTCTTGATCCAGTGGCAGAGATCGTCGATAAACAGAAGAAAAATTAGTGGGCCCAGATGACTACCCTGCGGGACACCAGACGGGATCATGAACAACCCAGACTTCGAGCCACCGAGTTTAACGTAGGCTGAACGAGAAGTTAGGTACGAGTGCAGCCAAGTCGTGATCCATTCAGGGAGTCCAAGCCTTCGCAGTTTTTCAACGGCAAGCTGGTGCGGCACTCTATCGAACGCCTTCGCAAAATCCACATAGACAGCATCCACCTGGCAGCGACTCTCCATACTCCTTAAGACGTAGGTGACAAAGGTCATCAGGTTCGTTGTCGTAGATCTCTTGGCCATGAAACCATGCTGACAGGCAGATATTATTGGTTGCACGGCACGGGATAAAAACTCATGCACAATTTTCTCGAACACTTTGGGTAGGCAGCTCAAAATGGACATCGAACGATAATTTTCCACGTTGTGCACGTTTCCGGACTTGTGAATTGGCGTGATCGAAGCTACATTCCATTTAGCAGGGAACACACCCGATTCGAGGGAGCGGTTGAAGATAATGGCGAGCGGGTTTGCTAGTGTAGCTGCGCACTGCTTTACAATGGACGGAGGGATACAGTCCGGGCCAGGTCCTTTGGAGGCGTCGGTAGAGGCCAAGACCTTGCGCACGTCTTCCTCCGTGAGACACACCAAGGGCATGTGTAACTCGTGCGGCAGGATCTTGTCCAGGGACTCGTTGCTGGTTGTAGGTTGATTGGCGCTGTAaacggttttgaaaaaatctgcaaacaGTTGTACAGAATCGTCTGGCGTTGAGGCGCTTGAGTCACGATACACCATGTCTTGCGGAATCCCTTTGTCTTGCTTCCGCTTCTTCTTTTTGATTAATTTcgaattttccgggaattcccgggatttcccgggaaatttgttgaaaatttcccgtttcccgggaaatttgtaacctcgggaaattggacgctctacccaCTTCTCTTTGTCGAAGAGGTCTCATATTTggtatgagttcatctcatctctagaaaaacaaacgcatccaaatcggagcacctcgatacgacctgtttcacattggtgaaaaactcgctcttgaagctgattttttttattttgatataccaactaagaaaatttgtaaaatcgttgaaatttctctgagtcgggaaaacaaaaaactttgatttacgAGTctatcaacagattattgaattttggtgaatttgaatccaatttcattttaataacatttatttttcaatcttattatttttcagaaCCTTTAAGAACATCAAGGATAAGCCGTTCATCAAtgccaaatgtattcgatgtggtgaagaatatcaccaagaacaacatggaatcatcaggtgagtagatttggctgttgcatgccgggaccgtggtgtaggggtaagcgtgtttggctctcacccagtcggcctgggtttgatcccagaaggttgTAACCTGCCTGCTGCAGTTTACCATCGCAACAGTAGAAGTCTGCGAATAATAAGAAGAGTGCCCTAAGCCATCCCGATCAGGGCCAAATTTGATCTTTTGTCTgctagattttttataaaaccacTACACTTACAACACAAACAAGAAGCCAAGAACCATCATCGTCATCGATCGCGGCTTCCCAGCAGCCGATCGATGCCGATTGCGCGCTTACTCTCGCGAGTGCGTGATCTCCCAGCTAACCGTACGCACATAAGGCATGTATGCACTAGATATTGGGCAATTTCAAAACCGAAGGCCGATCGTTGATTAATTACCCTAGCACAAAACACAACAAGCACATCCACCGATTATGTTTATGCTCATCACCACATCAACATACCGGACTAACATTAACCATGCCAGCATCAAACTAATTTCCCGAGGGGGAAATCAAGTCGAGCAGCCACCCTGGCGACGCCCCGGTACTCACTCTCCAATCTCTTATCGGCCAACGTCAACCAGAGCCGTGAGTGATAAGACGAGGCGCGATCGGTCAACCAATATAGCCGATCGTCGCCCGCAGATCGTCATCAGTCACTGGTTTAGCGTAAAGGAGACCGCGTCGATCGTCAACCCGTCAACTTTTCCGCCGGACGATCGACCTCAGGAAGAAGTTTTGTTCGAGGATTTTTGTGGTGAAAACCGTCTCACCAGTGTAATTTTTGCGGGTTTTGTGGTGTTAGcataattgtaattttgattgtttcgCCTAGGAGGAAGAACAAGGCGTGGAATAATAACCGCACTGGAGTGCGAGGTGCCGCGACACCGTAAATTGGTCGTGGTGGTGAGGTAGAGTGGCGACCCTCCCTCGTGTGCTTAATTGATGTTAATTTGAgtcttttttgtactttttgtgtgCTAGTGAGGTGGCGTCTACGTTCAGCATGGATAGCATGGCCATGCTGGAGTAGTTAGGAGTACTTGAGATCGGTAAGAAAAAGATCTAACCGCCATTCTAAAATAAGTCCCAAAAAATGTGCTTCGTCCCTGAAATGTGTGCTAATTTCTATTGTCTGCCATTGTGCAGGCCTTCATTTCCTGTTTCGCAAGCTAAATTCCATCATGGCTGGAGCCGTGGTGTGGAGCAGTGCGCTGCTGTGCCTTCCTGCCGACTGGACGGCGGGGCAAATGCACCGGATGGCCGGCGTTCTCGCCGGTGACCAAGCTGGGTTCTGCCCGGGCAGCAACGTTGTTCCGGATCGTCGAGGGATACACGggggtcacacacacacacaggtttACACCCGCAACTCTAGTTTTAAGGACGCCAACTAGGTTTAGTTCGCCAATATAGATGTAAGTACGCTAAAATCCCCTCTTTTATTTCTGTGTAGGTTGAATTTATCCTTGTCTTGGGAGGGCTGGTTGATTATCTGGGATTCTGTTGGAATTCGacccattttttatgtttgctgtGTTCTATTGCATCTGTGCAGGAAATGGTACTCCTGCTATTCAATAGTACTCCATCTTGTCTCATGCTCGCACTTTCCCCGGAAATGGGGAGGTGacaaggtcccggtggcaaaattttgagacgagatttgtctgatcacgccttccgtcggacagggaagtaaatgtcggccccggtctaacctacacagaaaaaaatcaattctcgaaaccgtgaagtcagttcacgattatgagaaccacgaaggaatatattctcgtttatggtgcaaatgcaccatactcatgaataaattccttcgtggatctcacattcgtgaacttaattcacgattacgggaattgatttttttctgtgtagaggttaggtcgttagctcagtccgggtgtaggagtcgtctccctgggtcctgcttcggtgtagtcgctggtaggcagttggactcacagttcgaatcccggggtggatggaagcttaggtgtaaaaagaggtttgcaattgcctcaacaatcaagtcttcgtacacctagtttcgagtacacggataaaaaagagttcccaaaatcgtgaacaagcgttcatgaaaatgggaacctcgaacaaagtgttcaaatgccatggtacgattttgaaaaacgtaccatgaaatttgaacactttgttcgtggttcccattttcatgaacgcttgttcacgattttgggaactcttttttctccgtgtaggaatctcgtaatcgagaacgccaaggctatGCTGTATagcgaataattttattttaatatggaGCATTGTGAtattatttccgctttttcacTAATTGCAAATGCTGCACTCAAAAATGGCAtggaaatatcaaattttggtattacttgtgcaaataccagcgaccaaaatatgCCCTTAGTTTCCCAGTAATacatggtaaaataccatgaaatcataccaaaatcatgtatgtggaagaccacaggaatcccaaaatctgattttccaaagaCGCGGGaacacctaaaaataaaaccatagcAAAACCAAGTTTTCAAGcaattcaagcaatgttcaaaaattaataagaCCTCaacttgttattgaaatggttttattttgtagttttattttattcttgGTTTGGTAtggttgtgcccttccacaatACACATACATACTTTCAGAGTATGTAAAAATAtaagggtgtttttctttaaaatttctaagaTTCAGCcaaaataaactaaacaaaaatattttcatcttttTGTCCATCAGTGGTACATCCTCCCGAATCGTGAAATATGAGCGAACTGCTACTGTCTAGCCGCAGGTAAATCCttcggtaaaattttgaaaaaaaacctttcaattTAGTGGACTGGGCTCCGCTGTCAGAGGGAAAGTGGGAAAAAACGCATCGTTAAAAAATTGCTGGTTACATTCACGCGTGCCACGGCCACTTGGGGAAAAATCTCATGCATAAATAAGGGATAAATTTTCGACCGCTATAAATCACGACTTTTTATGACGCATCGCAAAGATGCCACAAGCTAGAACTTGGACATTTAGCTAGCACTGGGTTTGACCAGGTGGCGGGAACTTTTattctttgaattatttttcatttttgaacatgagtGTGTGGTCCAGCACTGATAGCTAGCGTTGGTCATTTGAAAACACTCTTTTTCATGTCGCGAAAGAGTTAAAATTCAACGAATAATCCCACTCATTTACGGTTAATTCTGTGAAAAATGTCTTATCTGAAAGCACAAAACTTTTCCCAGCCTTTTTTATTACTCCCCGGGgagtgattttttcaattcaagccTTCCTCAATCAATGCAAGTATGATAAATTCTCTGATTAATTTGGCGAATGCATTGGAAAAGCATAAAACAATAATTCGTTGACCAAACCGGTGGCGGCAGGCTGCAGCATCGATGGAAGTTTTTCACATAAACGGGCCCGAATCCATAACTCATGTTTTATTACACATCTGGGAAATCGCATAGGATCGCGCAATACCGACAGGGTTGCGACGGGAAAAGGATTTTGTATTGTAGCTACCTGTCACTCGCGTGCCAGTGTGCCCATGCTTGGCGTTTTTAAAAGCATTATTTGTGGAAAACAACACGCAGAGATGACGCTTATTAATAATTTAACcaaattaacaaaaacatatttgaaattgaattcacatgaaaaatcataaaaaaaatcatcatcaaaaattAATCATAAACGAATCACCAAACATTAaactaaattaattttttacatAGATAACTGATCAATTTCGAACAATGTGTCGATTGAGAATTCGAACAATGACGTCGATTTGAGTtttattttcctattttcttTTATTCTAATTTCAGAACCAATAAAGCTGTTTAAGAAGATTTTAGTTAATGTCGAAGAAAAGAGTTGAAAGGGgagttgaaagaaaaaaaatcaggcaaTATAATCCCGTTTACGGTTCAGTGCAATTTTCTGAGACTTCAGTAAACGACGAATATTATTTTGAATGATAGAACACAAATAAGTTTAGTATGCACAAATAAGCCTTTTTTCATCATAAATCATTAGTCCTtgcaattctccatacaaatccgATGGGTGGTCAATGATTggtaataaaaaatgttatgttgatgttcaaaaatctgtatcttgagaagtaATTTTTAGATCGAGTTGGTATCCTtgccaaagttgtaggtaatacAAGATAATCTTTTATGTTGAGTTGCACTCTCAAAAATGTAAACCCAAttctttctttaatttttaagacaaaaatacaaattaggaaaaacacacaataaaaattatattaaaagaTGCCATCATTTGTGCTATGGAAAACAGTGATGAAAATTGGTTTGTGAAagttatgtttgaaaaaattactaaatccacctttaggtggttggcgcctttcTCATATTTAAActtatatttgggtaattctccaccaactcacacgaaatcggaaaaagttgccccgaccccttttcgatttcgtgaaactttgctataagggtaattttggtccctgatcacgaatcagaggtctatttttttatatctcgtgacggtgggcgg
Protein-coding sequences here:
- the LOC119767599 gene encoding uncharacterized protein LOC119767599, translating into MFMLITTSTYRTNINHASIKLISRGGNQVEQPPWRRPGTHSPISYRPTSTRAVSDKTRRDRSTNIADRRPQIVISHWFSVKETASIVNPSTFPPDDRPQEEVLFEDFCGENRLTSEEEQGVE